In Vicinamibacterales bacterium, the DNA window AGAAGCAGACGCCGCAGTCGACCGCACCGGATGCGGTCGCCGCGGCGCTCGCCGATGCGCGGAACTGGGTCGCCGGCTTCAGAACTTGAACGACACGCCGACCGACCCGCGCCAGAAGTTGAAGTCGCTCAGGCCGAGACCGGTGACGTTGTCGCTGCTGCCGTTGAAGGTGCGGAAGTAGCGCACGTCGCCGCGCAGGCCGACGTTGTCCGAGAAGAACCCCATCACGCCGCCGCCGACGTCGAAACCGAAGTCGTTTTTCGTCTGCGCGTCGAAGAAGTCCGCCGCGTCGCCGACGTTGCTGCGGATCAGGCCGACGCCGCCGACGACGTAAGGACGAACCGAGCCGCCGCGCTGCCCGCCGATCGGAATCCCGATGATCGCATTGGCGGTGAGCGTCGTCACGTTGCTGTCGTTCGCCAGGTCGAATTCGGTGCCGGTCGTGCCGGTCTCGAAGAAGTTCGGCGAGTAGCCGAAGTCGATCTCGAAGCCGACCGCTCCGGCGCCCATCGAGGCGAGCGAGAAGCCGTAATCGATCTTCTTCTCGAACTTGTCGGAGAAGGTCGCGCCGCCGGCGCCCTGGAGATCGGCGGAGCCGTTGAAGTTCCAGCCCACGAACGGGGTGAACACCCAGTCAGCCGACGCC includes these proteins:
- a CDS encoding outer membrane beta-barrel protein — protein: MSLRKWLVTAGMVAAISAATPRAASADWVFTPFVGWNFNGSADLQGAGGATFSDKFEKKIDYGFSLASMGAGAVGFEIDFGYSPNFFETGTTGTEFDLANDSNVTTLTANAIIGIPIGGQRGGSVRPYVVGGVGLIRSNVGDAADFFDAQTKNDFGFDVGGGVMGFFSDNVGLRGDVRYFRTFNGSSDNVTGLGLSDFNFWRGSVGVSFKF